Proteins co-encoded in one Streptomyces roseochromogenus subsp. oscitans DS 12.976 genomic window:
- a CDS encoding FAD-dependent monooxygenase — protein MNGTNGTNRNGADGTNGTKGNIIVVGSGPTGLLLAGDLAAVGIPVTVLEKRPHKISNLSRAFVLHARTLEQLDARGLADDLEESGQPLDRLRLFGRLSVDLSALPSRFHHLLVLPQYEVEKVLERRAAEAGADFRYETEVAGLTQDADGVTVEARGPGGRTESLRAAYVVGADGMRSAVRDAIGLPFPGKSVIRSVVLADVRLAEKPPTLLTVDAVGDAFAFLAPFGDGYYRVIGWHRGRNVPDAAPLDLAEVKEITRLALGRDFGMHDARWMSRFHSDERQAPAYRVGRVFLAGDAAHVHTPAGGQGMNTGLQDAANLSWKLAAVAAGHADRALLDTYQAERHPVGRAVLRSSGGIVRLAMARRPWTLAARAALTAFLNAVG, from the coding sequence ATGAACGGCACCAACGGCACCAACCGCAACGGCGCCGATGGCACCAACGGCACCAAGGGAAACATCATCGTCGTAGGCTCCGGCCCCACCGGCCTTCTGCTCGCCGGTGACCTCGCCGCCGTCGGCATCCCGGTCACCGTCCTCGAAAAGCGCCCCCACAAGATCAGTAACCTCTCCCGCGCCTTCGTCCTGCACGCCCGCACCCTCGAACAACTCGACGCGCGCGGCCTCGCCGACGACCTCGAAGAGTCCGGCCAACCCCTGGACCGCCTCCGCCTCTTCGGTCGCCTCTCCGTCGACCTCTCCGCGCTCCCCTCCCGGTTCCACCACCTCCTCGTCCTCCCGCAGTACGAGGTCGAGAAGGTCCTGGAGCGGCGCGCGGCCGAGGCGGGCGCCGACTTCCGGTACGAGACCGAGGTGGCTGGGCTGACACAGGACGCGGACGGGGTGACCGTCGAGGCGCGCGGGCCCGGGGGGCGTACGGAGAGCCTGCGGGCGGCGTACGTCGTCGGTGCCGACGGCATGCGCAGTGCCGTACGGGACGCGATCGGGCTGCCCTTCCCGGGCAAGTCGGTCATCCGGTCCGTGGTCCTCGCCGACGTCAGGCTCGCCGAGAAGCCGCCGACCCTGCTCACCGTGGACGCCGTCGGCGACGCCTTTGCCTTCCTCGCGCCGTTCGGCGACGGCTACTACCGGGTGATCGGCTGGCACCGCGGCCGTAACGTCCCCGACGCCGCGCCGCTGGACCTTGCCGAGGTCAAGGAGATCACCCGCCTCGCCCTCGGCCGGGACTTCGGGATGCACGACGCCCGCTGGATGTCCCGCTTCCACAGCGACGAACGGCAGGCGCCCGCCTACCGGGTCGGGCGGGTCTTCCTGGCCGGCGACGCCGCGCACGTGCACACCCCGGCCGGCGGTCAGGGCATGAACACCGGGCTCCAGGACGCGGCCAACCTGAGCTGGAAGCTGGCGGCGGTCGCCGCCGGCCACGCCGACCGCGCGCTCCTCGACACCTACCAGGCCGAGCGGCACCCCGTGGGTCGGGCGGTGCTGCGCAGCAGCGGCGGGATCGTCCGCCTCGCCATGGCCAGGCGCCCCTGGACCCTCGCGGCGCGCGCCGCGCTCACCGCGTTCCTGAACGCCGTCGGC
- the pepN gene encoding aminopeptidase N, which produces MPGTNLTREEAQQRAELLTVDSYEIDLDLSGAQEGGTYRSVTTVRFDVARAGAESFIDLVAPTVHEVALNGDALDPAEVFKDSRIALPGLLEGRNELRVVADCAYTNTGEGLHRFIDPVDEQAYLYTQFEVPDARRVFASFEQPDLKATFQFTVTAPEGWTVVSNSPTPEPKDNVWAFEPTPRISSYITALIVGPYHSVHSVYEKDGQSVPLGIYCRPSLAEFLDSDAIFEVTRQGFDWFQEKFDYAYPFAKYDQLFVPEFNAGAMENAGAVTIRDQYVFRSKVTDAAYEVRAETILHELAHMWFGDLVTMEWWNDLWLNESFATYTSIACQAAAPGSRWPHSWTTFANSMKTWAYRQDQLPSTHPIMADIRDLDDVLVNFDGITYAKGASVLKQLVAYVGEDEFFKGVQAYFKRHAFGNTRLSDLLGALEETSGRDLKTWSKKWLETAGINILRPEIATDADGVITSFAVRQEAPALPAGAKGEPVLRPHRIAIGVYDLDAASGKLVRTDRIELDVDGELTAVPQLNGKRRPAVILLNDDDLSYAKVRLDEQSLAFVTEHLGDFTESLPRALCWASAWDMTRDAELATRAYLSLVLSGIGKESDIGVVQSLQRQVKLAIDLYADPAGREALLTRWTDATLAHLRAAQPASDHQLAWARAFAATARTPEQLDLLEGLLEGTHTIEGLAVDTELRWAFVERLAAVGRYDEAEISAEYERDKTAAGERHAATARAARPTAEAKAEAWASVVESDKLPNAVQEAVIGGFVQTDQRELLAPYTDKYFEAVKGLWDSRSHEIAQQLAIGLYPSVQVSEETLTKTDTWLTSAGPNAALRRLVSESRAGVERALKAQAADAATE; this is translated from the coding sequence GTGCCTGGCACAAACCTGACTCGCGAAGAGGCGCAGCAGCGGGCCGAGCTGCTCACCGTTGACTCGTACGAGATCGATCTCGACCTCTCCGGTGCGCAGGAGGGCGGTACCTACCGGTCCGTGACCACGGTGCGCTTCGACGTCGCCCGCGCCGGCGCCGAGTCCTTCATCGACCTGGTGGCGCCCACGGTCCACGAGGTGGCCCTGAACGGCGACGCGCTCGACCCCGCCGAGGTCTTCAAGGACTCGCGGATCGCGCTGCCGGGGCTGCTGGAAGGCCGGAACGAGCTGCGCGTGGTCGCGGACTGCGCCTACACCAACACCGGCGAGGGGCTCCACCGGTTCATCGACCCCGTCGACGAGCAGGCCTACCTCTACACCCAGTTCGAGGTGCCGGACGCCCGCCGGGTCTTCGCCTCCTTCGAGCAGCCGGACCTGAAGGCGACGTTCCAGTTCACCGTGACGGCGCCCGAGGGCTGGACCGTCGTCTCGAACTCGCCGACGCCCGAGCCGAAGGACAACGTCTGGGCCTTCGAGCCGACCCCGCGCATCTCGTCGTACATCACGGCGCTCATCGTCGGCCCGTATCACTCCGTGCACAGCGTGTACGAGAAGGACGGACAGAGCGTGCCGCTCGGCATCTACTGCCGGCCCTCGCTCGCCGAGTTCCTCGACTCGGACGCGATCTTCGAGGTCACCCGCCAGGGCTTCGACTGGTTCCAGGAGAAGTTCGACTACGCCTACCCGTTCGCGAAGTACGACCAGCTGTTCGTGCCGGAGTTCAACGCCGGCGCGATGGAGAACGCGGGTGCCGTCACCATTCGCGACCAGTACGTCTTCCGGTCCAAGGTGACCGACGCGGCGTACGAGGTGCGGGCCGAGACCATCCTGCACGAGCTGGCCCACATGTGGTTCGGCGACCTCGTCACCATGGAGTGGTGGAACGACCTGTGGCTGAACGAGTCGTTCGCCACCTACACCTCCATCGCCTGCCAGGCCGCCGCCCCCGGCTCGCGCTGGCCGCACTCGTGGACCACGTTCGCCAACTCGATGAAGACCTGGGCGTACCGGCAGGACCAGCTGCCGTCCACGCACCCGATCATGGCGGACATCCGCGACCTGGACGACGTGCTCGTCAACTTCGACGGCATCACGTACGCCAAGGGGGCCTCCGTCCTCAAGCAGCTCGTCGCGTACGTCGGCGAGGACGAGTTCTTCAAGGGCGTGCAGGCGTACTTCAAGCGGCACGCGTTCGGCAACACGCGCCTGTCCGACCTGCTCGGCGCCCTGGAGGAGACCTCCGGGCGTGACCTGAAGACCTGGTCGAAGAAATGGCTGGAGACGGCGGGCATCAACATCCTTCGGCCGGAGATCGCCACGGACGCCGACGGGGTCATCACCTCCTTCGCCGTCCGCCAGGAGGCCCCGGCGCTGCCCGCCGGCGCCAAGGGCGAGCCGGTCCTGCGCCCGCACCGCATCGCGATCGGCGTGTACGACCTCGACGCCGCGAGCGGCAAGCTGGTGCGCACGGACCGGATCGAGCTGGACGTCGACGGCGAGCTGACGGCCGTACCGCAGCTGAACGGCAAGCGCCGCCCGGCGGTGATCCTGCTCAACGACGACGACCTGTCGTACGCCAAGGTCCGCCTGGACGAGCAGTCGCTGGCCTTCGTCACCGAGCACCTCGGCGACTTCACCGAGTCCCTGCCGCGCGCGCTGTGCTGGGCCTCGGCCTGGGACATGACGCGGGACGCGGAGCTGGCGACCCGCGCCTATCTGTCCCTCGTCCTGTCGGGCATCGGCAAGGAGTCCGACATCGGCGTCGTGCAGTCGCTGCAGCGCCAGGTCAAGCTCGCGATCGACCTGTACGCCGACCCGGCCGGCCGTGAGGCGCTGCTCACCCGCTGGACCGACGCCACGCTGGCCCACCTGCGGGCGGCCCAGCCGGCGAGCGACCACCAGCTGGCCTGGGCCCGCGCCTTCGCGGCGACGGCCCGCACCCCGGAGCAGCTGGACCTGCTGGAGGGCCTGCTGGAGGGCACCCACACCATCGAGGGTCTGGCCGTGGACACCGAGCTGCGCTGGGCGTTCGTGGAGCGGCTGGCGGCGGTCGGCCGGTACGACGAGGCGGAGATCTCGGCCGAGTACGAGCGGGACAAGACCGCGGCCGGCGAGCGGCACGCGGCGACGGCTCGCGCGGCCCGGCCGACTGCGGAGGCGAAGGCCGAGGCCTGGGCTTCGGTGGTCGAATCCGACAAGCTGCCGAACGCCGTGCAGGAGGCCGTGATCGGCGGCTTCGTGCAGACCGACCAGCGTGAGCTGCTGGCGCCGTACACGGACAAGTACTTCGAGGCCGTCAAGGGCCTCTGGGACTCCCGTTCGCACGAGATCGCCCAGCAGCTCGCCATCGGCCTCTACCCGTCGGTCCAGGTCTCCGAGGAGACCCTGACCAAGACGGACACCTGGCTGACCTCGGCCGGACCGAACGCGGCCCTGCGCCGCCTCGTCTCGGAGTCCCGCGCGGGCGTCGAACGGGCCCTCAAGGCCCAGGCGGCGGACGCGGCGACCGAGTAG
- a CDS encoding RNA polymerase subunit sigma-70 produces the protein MAVETCASCGGPLPARASRRGRSSVYCSAACRQKAYRERQDGGGDLEELIDSVGRQARSLVPRPASALYAGVTELSASVARLRRIARLAQETAGVRESGNHSVTQARVTECAEPRGDETPSEETPFDETPFDETGFAALTESYRREIRAHCYRMTGSYDDAEDLVQETFLHAWRARDGYQGRASARTWLYRIATNACLDFQRRTARRPQRYEPLPGMDHGAGEPPARITWLQPYPDDELPDSAAESRETVELVLLAALQHLPARQRAALVLRDLLGLTAAESARALGTSVASVNSALQRARPALREQLPASRTDWTATPPTDVQRAALRRYMAAAERLDFDAMAGMLAEDVTLTMPPNPFWFTGRDALLRFLRPSLDPASPVFLGHWRHLPARANGQLAAGGYVRRPGTNVYRAQVLDVLRFDGEGRITEITSFEPHLFPAFGLPLRL, from the coding sequence GTGGCCGTGGAGACCTGTGCGAGCTGTGGCGGTCCGCTTCCGGCGCGGGCCAGCCGCCGGGGCCGTAGCTCGGTGTACTGCTCGGCGGCCTGCCGGCAGAAGGCGTACCGGGAGCGGCAGGACGGCGGCGGGGATCTGGAGGAGCTGATCGACTCGGTCGGCCGGCAGGCACGGTCGCTGGTACCGAGACCGGCCTCCGCCCTGTACGCGGGCGTGACCGAACTGTCCGCCTCCGTGGCCCGGCTGCGCCGCATCGCCCGCCTCGCGCAGGAGACGGCGGGGGTGCGGGAGAGCGGGAACCATTCCGTCACACAGGCCCGCGTGACGGAATGCGCGGAGCCTCGGGGCGACGAGACACCGTCCGAAGAGACGCCGTTCGACGAGACGCCGTTCGACGAGACCGGCTTCGCCGCGCTCACCGAGTCGTACCGCCGTGAGATCCGCGCCCACTGCTACCGCATGACCGGCTCCTACGACGACGCCGAGGACCTGGTGCAGGAGACGTTCCTGCACGCCTGGCGGGCCCGGGACGGCTATCAGGGCCGGGCGAGCGCCCGTACCTGGCTGTACCGCATCGCCACCAACGCCTGCCTGGACTTCCAGCGCCGTACCGCCCGCCGCCCGCAGCGCTACGAGCCGCTGCCCGGCATGGACCACGGCGCCGGCGAGCCGCCCGCCCGTATCACCTGGCTGCAGCCCTACCCGGACGACGAGCTGCCGGACAGCGCCGCTGAATCGCGCGAGACCGTCGAGCTGGTGCTGCTGGCCGCGCTGCAGCACCTGCCCGCCCGCCAGCGCGCCGCGCTCGTCCTGCGCGACCTGCTGGGACTCACCGCCGCCGAAAGCGCCCGGGCCCTCGGCACCTCCGTGGCCTCGGTGAACAGCGCGCTGCAACGCGCCCGTCCGGCCCTGCGCGAACAGCTGCCCGCGAGCCGTACGGACTGGACTGCCACCCCGCCCACGGATGTCCAGCGGGCCGCGCTGCGGCGGTACATGGCCGCGGCCGAGCGGCTCGACTTCGACGCGATGGCCGGCATGCTCGCCGAGGACGTCACGCTCACCATGCCGCCCAACCCGTTCTGGTTCACCGGCCGTGACGCGCTGCTCCGCTTCCTGCGCCCGAGCCTCGACCCCGCGTCCCCCGTGTTCCTGGGCCACTGGCGGCATCTGCCCGCCCGCGCCAACGGGCAGCTCGCGGCCGGGGGTTACGTCCGCCGCCCCGGTACGAACGTCTACCGCGCCCAGGTCCTGGACGTGCTCCGCTTCGACGGCGAGGGCCGCATCACGGAGATCACCTCCTTCGAACCGCACCTCTTCCCGGCGTTCGGGCTGCCGCTACGGCTGTGA
- a CDS encoding DMT family transporter — protein sequence MPAVLHRTATPTTTATGPLLGLVCAALATVVWSGSFVTSRGLHDSVPPIQHAFWRWVIALLAVAPFGARQAWRRRALLRRHARYVLLASFLGVAVYNTLVNQAGLTTPAATMGMIMAASPVLMALFERLGGARLGARRTTGLLIACAGVAFLVGDGATFSPGDLWMIAAACSFAGYSALLRRRPAELGGTAFLFTTFLTGTVLLLPVQAASVALQGGFTPTPGTVLPLLYVGVASSAIAFFAWNKAVTLIGATRAGIVYYLQPVCVAVLSWAVLGETTGWPQLLSMGLILGGVVLGAGPRR from the coding sequence GTGCCCGCTGTCCTGCACCGGACCGCCACTCCCACCACCACGGCCACCGGCCCCTTGCTCGGCCTCGTCTGCGCCGCCCTCGCGACGGTCGTCTGGTCCGGCAGCTTCGTGACGTCCCGCGGCCTGCACGACAGTGTCCCGCCCATCCAGCACGCCTTCTGGCGCTGGGTCATCGCCCTGCTCGCCGTGGCTCCCTTCGGCGCCCGGCAGGCCTGGCGGCGACGGGCGCTGCTGCGCCGCCACGCCCGCTACGTCCTCCTGGCCTCGTTCCTCGGCGTGGCTGTCTACAACACCCTCGTCAACCAGGCCGGACTGACCACCCCCGCCGCCACCATGGGCATGATCATGGCCGCCTCGCCGGTGCTCATGGCGCTGTTCGAACGCCTCGGCGGCGCCCGGCTCGGCGCGCGGCGCACCACCGGGCTGCTCATCGCCTGCGCGGGCGTGGCCTTCCTCGTCGGCGACGGCGCGACGTTCTCACCCGGCGACCTGTGGATGATCGCGGCAGCCTGCAGCTTCGCCGGCTACAGCGCGCTGCTGCGCCGCAGGCCGGCCGAACTGGGCGGTACGGCCTTCCTGTTCACGACGTTCCTGACCGGCACCGTCCTCCTGCTCCCTGTCCAGGCCGCGAGCGTGGCCCTGCAGGGCGGCTTCACCCCGACCCCCGGCACGGTCCTGCCGCTCCTCTACGTGGGTGTGGCCTCCTCCGCGATCGCCTTCTTCGCCTGGAACAAGGCCGTCACCCTGATCGGCGCGACCCGCGCGGGCATCGTCTACTACCTCCAGCCGGTCTGCGTGGCCGTACTGTCCTGGGCCGTCCTGGGCGAGACGACCGGCTGGCCCCAGCTGCTGTCGATGGGCCTGATCCTCGGCGGGGTGGTGCTCGGCGCGGGGCCACGCCGTTGA
- a CDS encoding SDR family NAD(P)-dependent oxidoreductase: protein MLLTDRTAIVYGAGGSIGGAVARAFAREGARVHLVGRTRQTLDTVAKDITAAGGHAETAVVDALDEAAVEEHADRVGTIDVSFNLVSRGDVQGAPLTEMSADDFLRPVLDGTRAGFLTARAAARRMAARGSGVILTLNSGSAHGSPMMGGTGPADAAADALVRNLAMELGPRGVRAVGLWAAGVPETLSGEKLRAVDPNVNIAGILDHLAGLRMTRRNPTLAEITATAVFLASDHAAGITGTFVNVTGGMFPG, encoded by the coding sequence ATGCTGCTCACCGACAGGACCGCGATCGTGTACGGCGCCGGAGGCTCGATCGGCGGGGCGGTGGCCCGCGCCTTCGCCCGTGAGGGCGCCCGGGTGCACCTCGTGGGCCGCACCCGGCAGACGCTGGACACCGTGGCGAAGGACATCACCGCGGCCGGCGGGCACGCCGAGACGGCCGTCGTGGACGCGCTGGACGAGGCGGCCGTGGAGGAGCACGCGGACCGGGTCGGCACGATCGACGTCTCCTTCAACCTGGTCAGCCGGGGCGACGTACAGGGCGCCCCGCTGACGGAGATGTCCGCCGACGACTTCCTGCGTCCCGTCCTGGACGGCACCCGCGCGGGCTTCCTCACCGCCCGCGCCGCCGCCCGCCGCATGGCCGCCCGCGGCTCGGGGGTGATCCTCACCCTCAACAGCGGCTCCGCGCACGGCAGTCCGATGATGGGCGGCACGGGCCCGGCCGACGCCGCCGCCGACGCCCTGGTGCGCAACCTCGCCATGGAGCTGGGCCCGCGTGGGGTGCGCGCGGTGGGCCTGTGGGCGGCCGGCGTACCGGAGACCCTGTCCGGGGAGAAGCTCCGCGCCGTCGACCCGAACGTGAACATCGCCGGCATCCTCGACCACCTGGCCGGACTGCGCATGACCCGCCGCAACCCCACCCTCGCCGAGATCACCGCCACGGCCGTCTTCCTCGCCTCCGACCACGCGGCGGGCATCACCGGCACGTTCGTCAATGTGACCGGGGGGATGTTCCCGGGCTGA
- a CDS encoding LysR family transcriptional regulator codes for MAEWDIRKLQILRTLRERGTVTATAEALHMTPSAVSQQLTNLSRQLGVPLLEARGRRVRLTDAARLVLTHTEPVFEQLERTEAALAAYSQGEAGEVRVGAFSTAVPALVVPAVRALRTTHPRVTVRVREAEAAEAYDLLAAGDVDLALSLAAEAPSAADPRFTQVPLLADPLDVALPPDHPLATAPALTLTDLAAEPWIFGGSGPWSDITRRACEASGFSPAQGHSASGWTAILAMVEAGMGVALIPRMAAAHRDGVVMRDLGPDGPVRHVTAAARRGGETGRAVTHVLEALRDAV; via the coding sequence ATGGCCGAGTGGGACATCCGGAAGCTGCAGATCCTGCGTACCCTGCGCGAGCGCGGGACGGTGACCGCGACGGCCGAGGCCCTGCACATGACGCCGTCCGCGGTCTCCCAGCAGCTCACCAATCTCTCCCGGCAACTCGGCGTACCCCTGCTGGAGGCGCGGGGCCGCCGGGTCCGTCTCACCGACGCGGCCCGTCTGGTGCTGACCCACACGGAGCCGGTCTTCGAGCAACTGGAGCGCACGGAGGCCGCGTTGGCGGCGTACAGCCAGGGCGAGGCGGGCGAGGTCCGCGTAGGTGCCTTCTCCACCGCCGTCCCCGCCCTGGTCGTACCGGCCGTACGGGCCCTGCGGACCACGCACCCCCGAGTGACCGTCCGCGTACGAGAGGCGGAGGCAGCCGAGGCCTACGACCTCCTGGCCGCCGGTGACGTCGACCTCGCTCTGTCCCTCGCCGCCGAGGCCCCGAGCGCGGCCGACCCCCGCTTCACCCAAGTCCCTCTCCTGGCCGACCCCTTGGACGTGGCCCTGCCCCCCGACCACCCCCTCGCCACGGCCCCCGCCCTGACCCTCACCGACCTGGCCGCCGAACCCTGGATCTTCGGCGGCAGCGGCCCCTGGTCCGACATCACCCGCCGCGCCTGCGAGGCATCCGGCTTCAGCCCCGCCCAGGGTCACTCGGCCTCCGGCTGGACCGCCATCCTCGCCATGGTCGAGGCCGGCATGGGCGTGGCCCTGATCCCCAGAATGGCCGCGGCCCACCGCGACGGCGTCGTCATGCGCGACCTCGGCCCGGACGGCCCGGTCCGCCATGTGACGGCGGCGGCACGCAGGGGCGGGGAGACGGGGCGGGCGGTGACCCATGTCCTGGAGGCCCTGCGGGACGCGGTCTGA
- a CDS encoding GntR family transcriptional regulator, with translation MTGPAIRVDTTSPVPPYEQIRAQLAALIITGRLAEDERLPTVRQLAADLGLAPGTVARAYRELEAAELIRTRRGAGTRVAAPPSEPKHADPDQLAALARHFISSARALGADTETILTTIRKALG, from the coding sequence ATGACCGGCCCCGCCATCCGCGTCGACACCACCAGCCCGGTACCGCCGTACGAACAGATCCGCGCCCAGCTCGCCGCCCTGATCATCACCGGTCGGCTGGCCGAGGACGAACGTCTGCCGACCGTGCGTCAGCTCGCCGCCGACCTGGGACTGGCACCGGGCACGGTGGCCCGCGCCTACCGCGAACTGGAGGCCGCCGAGCTGATCCGCACCCGCCGTGGCGCAGGCACCCGGGTCGCAGCGCCGCCCTCCGAACCCAAGCACGCGGACCCGGACCAACTCGCCGCACTGGCACGACACTTCATCTCTAGCGCCCGCGCTCTCGGCGCCGACACCGAAACCATCCTGACCACCATCCGCAAGGCCCTGGGCTAG
- a CDS encoding DUF1203 domain-containing protein, producing the protein MTTTHTPHPIPSQVLKELRTTDDAGRPMTPFTDEEGGAPLRCCLRRSEPGERITLVSYAPLRRWAAETGAAPGAYDEQGPVFLHADPCPGPPDPAALPFTDAHRVLRRYSADGHILGGRLVDTDFPSALTEAFADPEVAVVHVRAVEYGCFLYEVRRA; encoded by the coding sequence ATGACGACGACCCACACGCCACACCCGATCCCGTCCCAGGTCCTGAAGGAGCTACGGACCACCGACGACGCGGGCCGCCCCATGACCCCCTTCACCGACGAGGAGGGCGGCGCCCCGCTGCGCTGCTGCCTGCGCCGCAGTGAGCCCGGCGAGCGGATCACCCTGGTCTCGTACGCGCCCCTGCGCCGCTGGGCGGCAGAGACGGGCGCCGCTCCCGGCGCGTACGACGAACAGGGCCCGGTCTTCCTCCACGCCGACCCCTGCCCGGGCCCGCCCGACCCCGCCGCTCTGCCCTTCACCGACGCCCACCGCGTACTGCGCCGCTACTCGGCCGACGGCCACATCCTCGGCGGCCGTCTGGTGGACACCGACTTCCCGTCCGCCCTCACGGAGGCCTTCGCCGACCCGGAGGTGGCGGTGGTCCATGTGCGGGCGGTGGAGTACGGGTGCTTTCTGTACGAGGTGCGGCGGGCCTGA
- a CDS encoding TetR family transcriptional regulator, protein MTGSTKPTQARRSDATRTAILDAARERFAADGYDRATIRAIAKDARIDPSMVMRYFGSKEALFAAAVALDLRMPDLTRMAREEVGRALVGHFLNLWEENEELTAVLRVGVTNEAGAERMQGIFRDQLLPMARQVCPDPEQVPARAALCAAQLLGLALTRYVLRLPPTRELTHEELLAWLGPTVQRYLTAPNP, encoded by the coding sequence ATGACTGGCAGCACCAAGCCCACCCAGGCACGCCGCTCCGACGCCACCCGTACCGCCATCCTCGACGCCGCCCGCGAGCGGTTCGCCGCCGACGGCTACGACCGAGCCACCATCCGGGCGATCGCCAAGGACGCGCGCATCGACCCGTCGATGGTGATGCGCTACTTCGGCAGCAAGGAGGCGCTGTTCGCGGCGGCTGTCGCGCTGGATCTGCGGATGCCCGACCTGACGCGGATGGCACGGGAGGAGGTGGGGCGGGCGCTGGTGGGCCACTTCCTCAACCTGTGGGAGGAGAACGAGGAGCTGACGGCCGTCCTCCGGGTCGGCGTCACCAACGAGGCCGGGGCCGAGCGGATGCAGGGCATCTTCCGGGACCAGCTGCTGCCCATGGCCCGGCAGGTCTGCCCCGACCCCGAACAGGTCCCGGCCCGGGCCGCGTTGTGCGCCGCGCAGCTGCTCGGGCTGGCCCTGACCCGCTATGTGCTGCGCCTGCCGCCGACCCGCGAACTCACCCACGAGGAACTCCTGGCGTGGCTCGGCCCGACCGTACAGCGCTACCTGACGGCACCGAATCCCTGA
- a CDS encoding carboxylesterase/lipase family protein, producing MSVTASTPSEHKPEPEVRTAAGVLRGSREAGLAVFRGIPFAESPVGALRFAAPQPVRGWDGVRAALSYGPPPPQSSVFGMDALARETGDGWLTVNVWTPEPSTGAGLPVMVWIPGGAYVIGASSLPEFDGGRLAGSGVVVVTLNYRLGIEGFAQIEGAPANRGLLDQVAALQWVHDNIRAFGGDPDRVTVFGQSAGGGSVAALLAMPRAAGLFRRAVAQSVPGTFFSPELAADIAAACATELGMRPTVADLSTVAPSRLPSVAEAISVKIGQWKDRWGQITHRPIPFAPVVDGDVLSATPWQALADGAGRDIELLVGHTRDEHRLFSLIDGVLGQVTREQTETALHTLAPGPDGARRYREGFPAASPEELYELVNADWLFRMPTLRLAQAHTAAGGRTHVYELTWPAPGMGGALGACHGLDVPLVFGNLSSGQPALLIGEHPSPEAEALSARIRTAWTAFAADGDPGWPAYDIERRLVQLFDTRPAVTAYPEETSRQLWQDHTFPPLPLAGE from the coding sequence GTGAGCGTCACCGCATCCACGCCGTCCGAGCACAAGCCCGAACCCGAAGTCCGTACGGCGGCCGGAGTCCTGCGCGGCAGCCGTGAGGCGGGTCTGGCGGTCTTCCGCGGCATCCCGTTCGCCGAGTCGCCGGTCGGTGCGCTCCGTTTCGCCGCGCCGCAGCCGGTACGCGGCTGGGACGGTGTGCGGGCAGCGCTGTCGTACGGCCCGCCGCCCCCGCAGTCCAGCGTGTTCGGCATGGACGCGCTGGCACGGGAGACGGGTGATGGCTGGTTGACGGTCAACGTCTGGACGCCCGAGCCGTCCACCGGAGCGGGTCTGCCCGTGATGGTATGGATCCCTGGTGGAGCCTATGTGATCGGCGCCTCCAGCCTCCCGGAGTTCGACGGCGGTCGCCTGGCCGGAAGCGGCGTCGTCGTGGTGACACTCAACTACCGGCTCGGCATCGAGGGTTTCGCGCAGATCGAAGGTGCGCCTGCCAACCGGGGCCTGCTCGACCAGGTCGCCGCTCTGCAGTGGGTGCACGACAACATCCGGGCGTTCGGTGGTGACCCGGACCGGGTCACGGTCTTCGGCCAGTCGGCGGGCGGCGGATCGGTCGCCGCGCTGCTGGCCATGCCGCGGGCAGCGGGGCTTTTCCGCCGGGCCGTCGCGCAAAGCGTGCCGGGCACGTTCTTCTCTCCCGAGTTGGCCGCCGACATCGCCGCCGCCTGCGCCACCGAACTGGGGATGCGGCCCACGGTGGCCGACTTGTCCACGGTGGCCCCGTCCCGGCTGCCCTCCGTGGCTGAGGCGATCTCCGTCAAGATCGGCCAGTGGAAGGACCGCTGGGGACAGATCACGCACCGGCCCATCCCGTTCGCGCCCGTCGTCGACGGCGATGTTCTGTCGGCCACCCCCTGGCAGGCGCTGGCCGATGGCGCCGGCCGGGACATCGAGCTCCTCGTCGGTCACACCCGTGACGAGCACCGGCTGTTCAGCCTGATCGACGGCGTGCTCGGTCAGGTGACGCGGGAGCAGACCGAGACAGCCCTGCACACCCTCGCCCCGGGCCCCGACGGCGCACGGCGGTACCGCGAGGGCTTCCCGGCCGCGAGCCCGGAAGAACTGTATGAACTGGTCAACGCCGACTGGCTGTTCCGCATGCCGACCCTCCGACTCGCACAGGCGCACACCGCCGCCGGCGGGCGGACCCACGTCTATGAGCTGACCTGGCCCGCTCCGGGCATGGGCGGTGCGCTCGGCGCCTGCCACGGCCTCGACGTACCGCTCGTATTCGGCAACCTGAGCAGCGGGCAGCCCGCCCTGCTGATCGGCGAACATCCTTCCCCGGAGGCAGAGGCGCTCTCCGCGCGGATCCGCACCGCGTGGACGGCGTTCGCCGCCGACGGCGATCCCGGCTGGCCCGCCTACGACATCGAGCGGCGCCTCGTACAGCTCTTCGATACGCGACCAGCCGTCACCGCGTACCCGGAGGAGACCTCCCGGCAGCTGTGGCAGGACCACACATTCCCGCCACTCCCACTGGCCGGCGAATAA